The genome window GGAACTGCAAGATCGCGTTCCCACCGCGCACGACGAGCGTGGTGCCGATGCCGAAGGTGTCGGCCAGGTGGTCGCGGAGGCGCTCGCGCGAGCTCGGCTCGATCGCCTGCACGCAGATCTCTATCCGTCCACTGCCACCGCGCGTCCGCTCCTGCAGACCCTTGGATCGGACGGCGAAGCTGCCGTCATCGCAGTACCACAGGGCCAGGGACAGCGGCGTCAACCGCTTGAGGTAGTCGTCGCTCAGCACCTTGCCGGTGGGCCAGTACATGGCCTCGCGCACCTCAGCCAGCTCTGGCAGCGGCGTGAAGTCGTAGAAGACCGCCCCCCGGTCGTCCGTGGTCCGGCTGGAGGGGATGTTGTGCCACAACGACGCCTTCCAGTCGGCGTACTCCACCTGCGCCGCGCCGTGGCCGAATCGATACCGCGCCGCGAGCCCGCTCCGACTCCGGCTCAGGGCGCCGTCGCCCATCAACGTGCCCAGCAAGACGTCCCACTGCATCGGTGACAACCGGGTGGTGACCTCCTGCAGGACCCGGTCGCCGACGGCGATCTCCTCCGCGGACCGCCAGCCACCCGGGGTGGCGATGAGGTGGTTCGGGGTGGCGGCGAACTGCGCCCGCCCGTTCTTCCCGGGCTTGGCGACGGTGAACTGCAGGAACTCGTCCGTCGGACCGTTGTCGTACCAGTTGATGATCCGTCGCGGCTCGACGTCCCCGGTGTCGGGGTTGTAGCTCAGGACCTCGACGTCACGACGCTGGTTGACGAGCTTGCCGATCTTCTCCTGCGTGCCGTCAGCCAGGGTGACGCGGGTCGAGTAGTGGAAGCACCCGAACATCACGCCCACCTTCTCGCGGAGCTGGTTGATGAAGATGCAGCAGGTCTTGGAGCGGTTCAGGTGGCCGGCCAGCTTGCGGAGCGCTTGGCTCATCAGCCGGGCCTGCAGGCCGACGTGGGTGTCGCCCATCTCGCCCTCGATCTCGGCGCGGGGCGTCAGCGCGGCGACCGAGTCGATGACCAGCAGGTCGACCGCGCCCGAGCGCACCAGCGTGTCGGTGATCTCGAGGGCCTGCTCACCGGTGTCGGGCTGGGACACGAGCAGCTGGTCGACGTCGACGCCGAGCGCGGCGGCGTAGGCGGGGTCGAGGGCGTGCTCGGCGTCGATGAACGCGGCGATCCCGCCCTGCTTCTGGGCCTCCGCGATGGCGTGGAGGGCCACGGTGGTGTTGTGCGACAGCACGCCGTTGGCGAGGAAGCTGTGGGTCTCCGGCACCATCACGTCGAATGTCGGCTGCAGACCAGCGTCCTCGATGCAGGTGATCCGCTCGTAGGTGTAGTCCCCTTCGGCGAAGGCGCGGAGCCTTTCCACGAGCGGTCGTGTCGCCGAGGGGATGTGGCGCGCGTCGGCCCAGGCGACGATGTCCCGGAGACGTCGCCTGGATGCCCCGATGCCGGAGCCGTCCGACGTCAGGTCCGAGCGGGTGAGGTCGTGGTACAGGCAGTCGAGCTCACGGTCGCCTCCAACGGCATCCCGGAGGTCGCGCACCAGATCCGCGATGAACGGGACCGCCTCCCAGCGGGTGGCCGTCCGGAGCCCGGGGCTGACGTGTCGGCCCACCTGCTCGGCGCGTCGGGCCGAGCGGAAGCCGACCGTGGCGAGGAACCGATCGACCGACCCCGGGGGGATGCGGACGGTGTGGTAGTCACGCTGCAGATCCTCGTTCCGACGGATCCCGCGGCTGCACGGGATGCCGAGTCCGAGGAGCATCAACTGGACCTGCTCCACCAGCGTCAGCGATGCGCTCGTCAGGGCGATCTCCGGTCCGTCCTCGACCCACCCGTCGCCCTCGAACAGCGCAGAGAGGAACGCGCGCTGGGCCTTCCGGCCGCCGGTCCGGACGCAGTGGGGCACGGCCTTGCCCGCTGACCGTGTGTAGGTGAGGCCGTACTCATCAGCCAACCGTGCCCTCGCGGCGGTGTCGTGGACCCGGTAGTCCCCCGGTCCGTAGACCCGGACCCGGTCCCGATCGATTCCGAGGACGTCCTCGAGAAGGTCGTGGTACTCCTCGACCACATCAGCGTCGTGGTGGTTGGTGAAGGTGAACGAGTGCCGTTCGCCCAGGGTTCCCTCGCTGACGAGGTACCCGAGCAGCGTCGCCTCAGCGGGCGAGAGCCCTTCGGTGCCCGCTTCGTCTGCCCCGAACGCAGCGGACACCAGGACGTCGCCGGCCGCGAGGTCCGAGACGCGCCGCCACACGATCTCCCCACGCTCGTTGAGGACGCGGAGCGGGTGGTTGGCGGTGGCGGTGACCGTCCTGCCGGACTCGACGGTGACCGACCACGTCGGTCGCCGGTTGTTGTGGGTCACGGCCGCGAGCTGCTCGAGATCCCCCTCCTCGTTCACGAGGTGCACGCCTGCGTCGCGGACGTCGGTCACGCGGGAGGTGCAGCTGGCGGGTTGCCCGACGCGCGCGAACAGCTCCTCGATCGTCTCGAGACCCTCGTCGGTCCAGATGTACGTGCCTGCCGGAACGCACTTCCCACTCGACTCAGGGCCGTATATCTCGCACACGCGGCCGCGGGGGAACCCGCCGGTGCCGAGGGCGACGTCGAGGCCGATCGCGCCGGTGGGGATGACGGCGACCTTCTGCTTGGCGCCCTCGCCCATGCGCATGATCGCGCCCTTGCCGAACTGCTTCTCGATCGCGCCGAGCGCGACGTCGAGGGCCTTCTCGCGGTCTGATGCCATGCCTGGGTCTCCTTGCGCCTACCGGCTCAGGTGGGGTGGTCGAAGTCGATCCCGACGCTACGCGGGGGGTGTGACACGACGCCGGCCGAGGTGGGGGAACCTGTGGACGACCGCCAGCCTAGACGAACACGCGTTCGATGTCGCGCATCCGGGTCAGGCGATCGGGGACCGGCCGGGGAGCGGCTCGGAATCGGCTGCCACCAGGTCGACGGTGTAGTTCGCGTTGTCCCGCAGGGCGTCCTCGGTCCGGCGGCGCAGGGCGTGGGCGACGCGCTGGCACTCGACGAACTCGGGCTCCGCCTGCAGGCCGAGGGGCACGCGCCCGACGAGGGGGATCACCTCGCGGCAGACCTTCCAGGACAGCGCCCGGAGCCGGCGGACGGCGTCCCACCGCCCCGTCTCGTCGAGGTCGGGGTCGCGCATCGCCGCGGCCGTCTCGCGCTGGACGGTGCGCAGCGCGTGGTCCGACCACGCCAGCT of Euzebya sp. contains these proteins:
- a CDS encoding LAGLIDADG family homing endonuclease — encoded protein: MASDREKALDVALGAIEKQFGKGAIMRMGEGAKQKVAVIPTGAIGLDVALGTGGFPRGRVCEIYGPESSGKCVPAGTYIWTDEGLETIEELFARVGQPASCTSRVTDVRDAGVHLVNEEGDLEQLAAVTHNNRRPTWSVTVESGRTVTATANHPLRVLNERGEIVWRRVSDLAAGDVLVSAAFGADEAGTEGLSPAEATLLGYLVSEGTLGERHSFTFTNHHDADVVEEYHDLLEDVLGIDRDRVRVYGPGDYRVHDTAARARLADEYGLTYTRSAGKAVPHCVRTGGRKAQRAFLSALFEGDGWVEDGPEIALTSASLTLVEQVQLMLLGLGIPCSRGIRRNEDLQRDYHTVRIPPGSVDRFLATVGFRSARRAEQVGRHVSPGLRTATRWEAVPFIADLVRDLRDAVGGDRELDCLYHDLTRSDLTSDGSGIGASRRRLRDIVAWADARHIPSATRPLVERLRAFAEGDYTYERITCIEDAGLQPTFDVMVPETHSFLANGVLSHNTTVALHAIAEAQKQGGIAAFIDAEHALDPAYAAALGVDVDQLLVSQPDTGEQALEITDTLVRSGAVDLLVIDSVAALTPRAEIEGEMGDTHVGLQARLMSQALRKLAGHLNRSKTCCIFINQLREKVGVMFGCFHYSTRVTLADGTQEKIGKLVNQRRDVEVLSYNPDTGDVEPRRIINWYDNGPTDEFLQFTVAKPGKNGRAQFAATPNHLIATPGGWRSAEEIAVGDRVLQEVTTRLSPMQWDVLLGTLMGDGALSRSRSGLAARYRFGHGAAQVEYADWKASLWHNIPSSRTTDDRGAVFYDFTPLPELAEVREAMYWPTGKVLSDDYLKRLTPLSLALWYCDDGSFAVRSKGLQERTRGGSGRIEICVQAIEPSSRERLRDHLADTFGIGTTLVVRGGNAILQFPTAETAKFQELVAPYVHPSMDYKLLPRFRGRFGVEVETCEPRRVLKPMPVLDVHVKPPSRATHRFDLEIEGNANYFVDGVMVHNSPETTPGGRALKFYSSVRLDIRRIESLKDGQDFVGNRVRVKVVKNKVAPPFKKVEFDIMFGEGISKEGSLIDMGVEHGIIRKAGAWYTYDGEQLGQGRENARTFLKEHDDVAAEIYKKTVEMLGLVQTDASGDEALLETAED